From Rhodoferax sp. AJA081-3, the proteins below share one genomic window:
- a CDS encoding class III extradiol dioxygenase subunit beta, producing the protein MAHITASVYTSHVPAIGAALDLGKTQEPYWQPVFQGYEFSKQWMKDNTPDVIFLVYNDHATAFSLDMIPTFAIGTAASYQPADEGWGPRPVPVVQGHPELAAHIAQSVIQQDFDLTIVNKMDVDHGLTVPLSLMCGQPDVWPCPVIPFAVNVVQYPVPSGQRCFNLGKAIRKAVESYDEDLKVQIWGTGGMSHQLQGPRAGLINREFDNAFLDKLIHDPAAAAAIPHIDYVREAGSEGIELVMWLIARGAMNDVADPSASTRARHRFYHVPASNTAVGHLILENQYLCGTDL; encoded by the coding sequence ATGGCACACATCACCGCATCCGTCTACACCTCCCACGTGCCCGCCATTGGCGCGGCGCTGGACCTGGGCAAGACCCAGGAGCCCTATTGGCAACCCGTCTTCCAGGGTTACGAATTCTCCAAACAATGGATGAAGGACAACACACCCGACGTGATCTTTCTGGTCTACAACGACCACGCCACGGCCTTCAGCCTGGACATGATTCCGACCTTTGCCATCGGCACGGCGGCCAGCTACCAGCCCGCCGACGAAGGCTGGGGACCGCGCCCGGTGCCGGTGGTGCAGGGCCACCCCGAACTGGCCGCCCATATCGCGCAGTCCGTCATCCAGCAGGACTTTGATTTAACCATCGTCAACAAGATGGATGTGGACCACGGCCTGACCGTGCCACTCTCCCTGATGTGTGGGCAACCCGATGTGTGGCCCTGCCCGGTCATCCCGTTTGCAGTGAACGTGGTGCAGTACCCGGTGCCCAGCGGCCAGCGTTGTTTCAACCTCGGCAAGGCCATCCGCAAGGCCGTGGAGAGTTATGACGAAGACCTCAAGGTGCAGATCTGGGGCACTGGCGGCATGAGCCACCAGTTGCAGGGCCCGCGCGCCGGACTGATCAACAGAGAGTTTGACAACGCCTTCCTGGACAAGCTCATCCACGACCCCGCCGCCGCCGCCGCCATCCCGCACATCGACTATGTGCGCGAGGCGGGCAGCGAAGGCATTGAACTGGTGATGTGGCTGATCGCCCGAGGCGCTATGAATGATGTAGCAGACCCATCAGCATCCACGAGGGCTAGGCACCGTTTTTACCATGTACCTGCCAGCAACACCGCGGTGGGCCATCTGATTTTGGAAAACCAATACCTTTGCGGGACAGACCTTTAG